TGGCCCCTCCCCAATTTGGGTCCTCCCATCTCAGGCCCACATCCTTCCCCCTTCTTACATCCAGGCCTCCCCCCAGTTCCTCCATCCCAGGCTCCTTCCCACCATCCACGGCCCAGCCCCTCACCTGTCTGAGGTCCCTGTATCCCctgctgcctcctcctcctcctcttccctctcctccaacTCAGACAGGTTGCCCAGCACCTCTTGGCTTCCTCTGGGTAGGACTGGCTTCACCTCTACACCCTGAGCCAGAACCCTCAGGACCTCCACGGCGGTGGGGGTCTGGGCCTGtgtgtcccccagccccagccccgagGGATCGGGCTGTGGCAGGGCCACAGAGAGGGTGTAGGGCAGCGTGGCAGGAGGCCTGGACTCCTTCCGCCCTGCTCCTCCCTGGCGATCAGTCATCAAAGGAGTGGCGTCCTGCTCTCGAAAGGGACAAGACTGGCCCCCCAGCAGGGGCTTGTCTGAGCTCTTTGGGCTGCCCTTGCTCCCCACCAGGCTACGGAAGAAGCGGAACATGGAGGAGTGGCCCAAAATTCGGGATCGAGGGCTTGAAGCTGGGGCCTCCATCCTGACAAGGACCCTGACTCAGAGGGAGGGGCCACAGCAGCCACCTCAGGACCAACTGCTTAAGAACAGAAGGAGTTTTCAAATTAAAACCTCCAGTTGGAAACTTCCAGGAGTTCTAGAAGgcaaaggtgggggaggggtgggggggagaaggtAGGGGGGATTAGTTGGGGGCAGAGAGTACAAGGGGTTCAtgaggcaggggaaggaggccCGGGGAGCCAGcctgaagggggagggggttggcgAGGCTCCAGGAGACAccagggtggggggcgggcagagGTGGCTGGAGGAACCCCAACTCTGAGAACGGGGTGGAGGCACACAGCTCTCTCCAGGCCTGTCCTTCCCTGGCTGCGGCCGCTTCTGTGCTTGAGAACCATTCATTCCCTAAGACCAGAGAGTCTctgtcctccctcttctctctcctctcagtaTCCAGCTGGCACATGCCCAGGTGGTAGCACAGATCCACTGTGTTTTCATCTGTTTACCTGCCTATCACATTCGGGATTTTTCTCTCTGGAGACCACTGAGGCTTGGTGCACAGGTCTTAATTGCACGTTGAATCTCAATTTAGTATTATTATTCCTCACGGCACCTACAGACCTGATTATAAACCCagctcagtgaccttgggcaaggttcCTTAAAccagctgagcctcagtttgttcaGCTCTAAGATGGGTGTGGTCCACTGCACTTACTTCCAAGGGTTGTTCCAAAGAGGTTTtaaagtgcctggtacacagtggCGCTTAAGAAACCTCGCCATCCTGGCTTTTTTATTGACATTGATGGAAGCAGGAGAAAGATCAAGGATGAGGACTGGGAATCAAGGGTGGGAAAagcagtgggggagagggagccaCTCTGCCTGGGTGGGAGCCGCTCTCTCCGCCTGGGAGCCCTGTAGGCTGGGGCATCTGCATCCGGCGGCCACAGAGCAACTTCCTCTAGAGGGAGCTGATTGGAGCCGGGAACCGCCGGCACCTCTATGATCGCCGCAGCCTCGCGGGTCCCTAGGGCCGTGCTGGGAGCAGCAGAGGCTGCATCCAGACACCAGGAATTCACTGACGCCCCTTCCTGGGAGCCAGGCCTGGGTACCTGACCCTGGGAGCAGCCACTGGCCCCTCAGGATCTCCAGCCTCTGCCCTACTGAGCCGTCCCGGGCCTGGGCCAGGGTCCGGGCAGGTAAGCCGGGAGGGTCCTGCCCATGCTCCCCACTCTcggcagccccaggcccagggtgAGGCAGGAAGCCCGCAGGGAGCccggtggggagggggaggcctcGAGGCTTGTCTGGGCCGCTCCACCAACTCCTGCTCGGGGCCTGATCCGGCCGGGGCTCCCTCTGGCTGCTCCTCAGACAGCTTTCCCTCTTGGCCCGGCCCTGGTGCCAGAGAATCGGGTGCTAAAGAACCAGGTTCTTTAGCAGTCTGGGGGATGGGAGTGGAGGTCAGAGCCAAGGTCAAGGGCAGGGGGAGAACTTTCACAGCACTTCCTGCTGTCCCAGGAGCCCTAAGTCTAGGTCTGCAGCAGGGCTAGGTCTGCATCTCCCCCCCGGGAAACATCCTGGGCCCAGCAAACCCCGCATGTGGGGCACAGTGGACTCTCCCTACCAGGAAGTCAGGCCACTTGGATGGGGGCAGAGGTAGACCGAGGCCGGCATAGGCCTCTGGCCCCGGGGCCGATTCTGAGGCTCCACTTTTTCCCCAGCATTGAGCCCCAGGGGTAGCAGTAGAGGCAGTCGAGATGCAATCGGCATCCTCCAGCCCTGCTGTCCTGGGGGCACTGGGTTTCGGAGaccaagggagagaggaaggtacCTTGTTCAGGAAGAAGCTTCTGGGATGGGGGTGTGCCAGGCAAAGGTCTGTCTTAAGGAGTCTGGGCAcccaggggtggaggaggggagagttgGTCTTCTCCCTGTCCCTGCCCTGAGACAGTGAAGGGGTGGAGAGCACAGGTGGTCCGGACTTACCCCACCCTTCTCCTCAGGCACTTTCGAAAATGGCCCCAGGCctgagagggaaggtggggggagggtacACAGGCCctcccagggaggagggggcagcagtgtttggcccagagcagggctgggccctccctagggagaggaggaggggagcttCCCGCCTGGGTGATGGAGGCagctttggggtggggggaagtgaaGGGGGTGCAAATTGAAAGTGAAATAGCTTATGTCCAGGAAATATCCCCTCTGTGAAGGGTTTACAGAGCACACTGGGGTTGTGGCCAGGACTGGGCAAAGGAGGAAAATAGGGGCTGGAGACAGGAGAGCAAGGGGTACATGTGATTTCCTCAACCACCTGCTAGGCAGAAATGTGAAGATCACAGGCGGGATGCAAACAAGGGAAGTTTCCCCGGAAAGACACCCTCTAAGGtccacaaactgaaaaataaatctgaaatgaGTGCTGAGTGGAGGACTGACTCGTGGAAATTCAAATAACCAACCTGACTCCTTGactagctctgtggccttgggcactaacttctttgtgcctcacttttcccacctgtaaaatgggtatgacaGTGCTTACCCTGCTAGGTTAATGTGTTCTTTCCGTGTCCCACACTCCCTGGGGAGTACTTACAGATACATGGTAGAAGTATACCATAGGCACTCAGGAAATGCTTGCGGCTAACAGGCCTGAGTTGGAAAACAGGTGTGTTCTGACTAGCCAAGGGGAAGTGGGACCTTCGGGGACGGGCTTTGTGGGTCATTGGCTGGAAGGTGGCGAGTCTGCAGTAAGCGTGTGCTGGGTAGGGCGCAGGAGGCCCCGGGAGCAGCGGAAGGAACCCCAGCTTCTGAAACTCGCTTCCCGGTGCGACTAGAGATCCACTCGGGCACTGCTGCGGCCACCCCTCCCCGGGCCCTGGCTGATCCCTGGGTGGGAATCTTGGCTGCCCGGCCTTTCTCACCCCCAGTCTCCTTGAAGAACTGCAAGTGAAATACTCAGTAAGTTCTTAGGACGGTGCGGTCTTTCAGGAGTGGGGGTCCCCTCCCTCCGTGTGCTGTTGGAACCTCTGGTCCCCATCTCTGCTTTCCTACCCACCCCCACAGGCTAACACTGCCCTTCCTGCCAGGACCTGAGAAATGGCATCCGGACAAGGCCCAGGTCCTCCCAGACAGGGGTGCGAAGAACCTGACCCCTCCTCCACTTCGGGTAACTGTCTTTctgccccctcacccctcccatAACCACCAGGGCCATCTGTGAGGATGGAGAGAGCAGATGTGGACAAGCCGGGCGAGATTTGAAGGCAGgctctcctgcctcagtttcctcaccttggGTAAAGAAGAAAAGCATCTCCCTACCCAATGCAGGCAGGGGGGCAGCAGTGGGGGGAGTcttggcaggggcaggggtggggggtgcaaAGGCTGGGAGAGGCGGGGCAGTGAGCATGAGGTGGGCACCCTGCCATCTgcgaggaggaggaaagaagagtgGGGCGTGGCTGTCCTATCCCTTCCGTGGGAGAAATAAGGAAGTAAATCCACCTATCACCGAGTCAGGTCCGCTCAACAGGGAGAGGGATTGTTACGACTTTGGGGAGGAAGTAAAATGGctgtccctcttccctcttccacgGGGAACGTCAGGGACGCCTGCAGCTCGCGGCGCAGCACAGGCTGTTCCCTGGACTTTGGGTTCAGTCCCAGGTCTGTCACTATTTCCCGATGTGATTTTCTGGGCTACAATTTCAAATTCTGTCACCCACGTTCCCTAAGCCATAAGGGCTCGGTGCCTTGGGCAAACGAAAATAAAGTCAGGGACCCAAATGCCTGGGATTCTATCCTGGCTGCACCGCTCTCTCCAGCTGTACGCCCTTGTGCAAGTTACGTAAACACcgcacctcagtttccccatccgtaAACTGGGGGTCACCTACTCCACAAGGCAGCTGTGACAAGAATCCTCTGCTCAGAGTCGGCCCTAGGTGGTAACTAAGGGCTAGAGGAGGGACACCTCTGTCCACAGGCAGAGTGAACCATCCCCAGAGCACTTCCTCCCTGACTCCTGGCTCTGATCCTCAGAGGAGCAGGTAGCCCGGGACACGGAGGAGGTTTTCCGCAGCTACGTCTTTTACCGCCATCAGCAGGAGCAGGAGGCCGAGGGGGCGGCCGCGCCCACAGACCCAGAAATGGTCACCTTGTCCCTAGAACCTAGCAGGTGAGCAGCAGCCCCATGGGCCCACGGGGACATGTTCAGGGAGATGGAGGCTCACATGGGGTCACCATGCAGGTCCTGGGAGCTGGACAGGCCTGGGGGGGTTTTCCCACTGCTGCTCCTTTTTCATGCGGGCTCCCACCCCCATCCGGGACCTGGCACCCTTTTCAGCACATGCCTGCCCCTTGTCCCTGGGCCCAGCCCTCGTGTCTGAGAACACGGTCGGGACCGCCAAGGAGGGGGGCCCAAGGCCGGGGCATCTCGGGCAGGAGTCCTGCGCCGTGAGCCCAGGCCCCAGCTCACCTGCTGCCTACCGTTCCTCGAGCACCATGGGGCAGGTGGGTCGCCAGCTGGCCATCATCGGGGATGACATCAACCGGCGCTACGACTCCGAGTTCCAGGCCATGTTGCAGCACCTGCAGCCAACAGCAGAGAACGCCTACGAGTATTTCACCAAGATTGCCTCAAGGTAGCTCCGGCCACTGCCTCTCCGCTGTGCTGTCACCACCATGTCGGGCCCTGCCCATGGGAT
This is a stretch of genomic DNA from Balaenoptera musculus isolate JJ_BM4_2016_0621 chromosome 11, mBalMus1.pri.v3, whole genome shotgun sequence. It encodes these proteins:
- the BAK1 gene encoding bcl-2 homologous antagonist/killer produces the protein MASGQGPGPPRQGCEEPDPSSTSEEQVARDTEEVFRSYVFYRHQQEQEAEGAAAPTDPEMVTLSLEPSSTMGQVGRQLAIIGDDINRRYDSEFQAMLQHLQPTAENAYEYFTKIASSLFESGINWGRVVALLGFGYRLALHVYQHGLTGFLGQVTRFVADFMLHHCIARWIAQRGGWVAALDLGNGPIWNVLIVLAVVLLGQFVVRRFFKS